Proteins encoded within one genomic window of Halomonas sp. YLGW01:
- the coaD gene encoding pantetheine-phosphate adenylyltransferase, with the protein MNIVVYPGTFDPITNGHFDLIERGAKMFDKVIIAIAASPAKQPALDLDTRVALTREVVAGLPNVEVTGFSGLLTEFLAEQQANIILRGLRAVSDFEYELQLANMNRAMAPDVESVFLTPALENSYISSTIVREIAKLGGDVSKLVHPKVVEALQARYNG; encoded by the coding sequence ATGAACATCGTGGTCTATCCCGGCACCTTCGACCCCATCACCAACGGGCACTTCGACCTGATCGAACGCGGCGCCAAGATGTTCGACAAGGTGATCATCGCCATCGCCGCTAGCCCCGCCAAGCAGCCGGCGCTGGACCTCGACACCCGGGTCGCGCTGACCCGGGAGGTGGTGGCGGGGCTACCTAACGTGGAAGTCACCGGCTTCTCCGGGCTGCTCACCGAGTTCCTGGCCGAGCAGCAGGCGAACATCATCCTGCGCGGGCTGCGCGCCGTCTCGGACTTCGAGTACGAGCTGCAGCTGGCCAACATGAACCGCGCCATGGCACCGGACGTGGAGAGCGTCTTCCTCACCCCGGCGCTGGAGAACTCCTACATTTCCTCGACGATCGTGCGCGAGATCGCCAAGCTCGGCGGCGATGTCTCGAAACTGGTGCACCCCAAGGTCGTCGAAGCCCTGCAAGCCCGTTACAATGGCTGA
- a CDS encoding YfhL family 4Fe-4S dicluster ferredoxin, with translation MSLMITDECINCDVCEPECPNGAISPGEEIYVIDPALCTECVGHFDEPQCQQVCPVDCIPLDPEREETQEQLMDKYHAITAA, from the coding sequence ATGTCCCTGATGATCACCGACGAGTGCATCAACTGCGACGTCTGCGAACCCGAATGCCCCAACGGCGCCATCTCGCCGGGGGAAGAGATCTACGTCATCGACCCGGCCCTGTGCACCGAGTGCGTCGGCCACTTCGACGAGCCCCAGTGCCAGCAGGTCTGCCCCGTCGATTGCATCCCGCTGGACCCGGAGCGCGAGGAGACCCAGGAGCAGCTGATGGACAAGTACCACGCCATCACCGCAGCCTGA